One genomic region from Rosa rugosa chromosome 1, drRosRugo1.1, whole genome shotgun sequence encodes:
- the LOC133725478 gene encoding transcription factor MYB1-like, with amino-acid sequence MGRSPCCAKEGLNRGAWTAMEDRILREYITTHGEGKWRNLPKRAGLKRCGKSCRLRWLNYLRPDIKRGNITRDEEELIIRLHKLLGNRWSLIAGRLPGRTDNEIKNYWNTNIGKKVQDHSSTNSEANSTHRKPPNHQTQQKNTNVVRTKASRCTKVFIPHLSQMDEETNPTVQQVAAPFLNHDYYDQVNNNDDPPLRMMGTGTDHQPADDLPPFLNLEIDDETSNSCGFMVDFKMDESFLSEFLNVDFSQLYSSTSTANGGDGVKAAISTSCGDDNHHKLHGPDFQSSMAPILDSELDWLS; translated from the exons ATGGGGAGGAGTCCTTGTTGTGCAAAAGAGGGGTTAAATAGAGGAGCATGGACAGCTATGGAGGACAGAATTCTTAGAGAGTATATAACAACTCATGGTGAAGGCAAATGGAGAAACCTTCCCAAAAGAGCAG GGCTTAAGAGATGTGGAAAGAGTTGCAGATTACGATGGTTGAACTATCTAAGACCTGATATCAAGAGAGGAAACATCACTCGGGATGAAGAAGAGCTCATTATCCGGCTTCATAAGCTCTTGGGAAACAG ATGGTCTTTGATAGCGGGAAGGCTTCCTGGCCGAACAGACAATGAAATCAAGAATTACTGGAACACAAATATTGGGAAGAAAGTTCAAGATCACTCATCCACTAATTCTGAAGCCAATAGTACTCACCGCAAACCACCAAATCATCAAACCCAGCAAAAGAACACAAACGTCGTCCGTACCAAGGCATCAAGGTGCACCAAAGTGTTCATTCCCCACCTGTCACAAATGGATGAAGAGACTAATCCTACTGTTCAACAAGTTGCTGCTCCTTTCTTGAACCATGACTATTATGACCAGGTCAACAATAATGATGATCCACCGCTGAGGATGATGGGGACTGGTACTGATCACCAACCAGCTGATGATTTGCCCCCATTCCTTAATTTGGAGATTGATGATGAAACCAGTAATTCTTGCGGGTTTATGGTAGATTTTAAGATGGACGAGAGCTTTCTTTCGGAGTTTCTCAACGTCGATTTTTCTCAGCTCTACAGTAGTACTAGTACTGCAAATGGAGGAGATGGTGTTAAAGCTGCTATTAGTACCAGTTGTGGTGACGATAATCATCATAAGCTGCATGGCCCAGATTTCCAATCATCCATGGCTCCTATCCTCGACTCTGAATTGGACTGGCTCTCATAA